One segment of Campylobacter hominis ATCC BAA-381 DNA contains the following:
- the eno gene encoding phosphopyruvate hydratase, translating into MIITDIYAQEVLDSRGNPTVRAFVALEDGTLAGATVPSGASTGKREALELRDGDERFCGKGVLKAVENVNTVIADEIVGMNVYEQKDIDNAMKKLDGTENYSNLGANAVLGVSMAVARAAAMSLGIPLYRYLGGANAQILPVPMFNIINGGAHANNSVDFQEFMVMPFGFDCFSDALRAVAEIYQNLKKILNELGYSTAVGDEGGFAPNLKDNEEPIKIIMQAIKKAGYEPGKQIKIALDVAASELYENGKYRLEGKTFTSEELIERYVKLCEKYPIFSIEDGLGEDDWEGWKKLTARLKDKIQLVGDDLFVTNEKILREGIEKGIANAILIKPNQIGSITQTMQTVRLAQRNGYRCIMSHRSGESEDSFIADFAVALNTGEIKTGATSRSERNAKYNRLLEIECENTEFLGNKI; encoded by the coding sequence ATGATAATAACAGATATTTACGCGCAAGAAGTGCTTGATAGTAGAGGAAATCCTACGGTTAGAGCTTTTGTGGCTCTTGAAGACGGAACTTTGGCTGGGGCAACCGTGCCAAGCGGTGCAAGCACAGGAAAAAGAGAGGCACTTGAGCTAAGAGATGGCGACGAGAGATTTTGTGGTAAAGGTGTGTTAAAAGCCGTAGAAAATGTAAATACCGTAATAGCAGATGAAATCGTCGGAATGAACGTATATGAACAAAAAGATATTGATAACGCTATGAAAAAACTTGACGGTACGGAAAATTATTCAAATCTTGGTGCAAATGCCGTTTTAGGTGTTTCTATGGCGGTAGCAAGAGCGGCTGCTATGAGTCTTGGAATTCCGCTTTATAGATATTTGGGAGGCGCCAACGCGCAAATTTTACCGGTTCCTATGTTTAATATCATAAATGGCGGCGCGCACGCAAATAACAGTGTTGATTTTCAGGAATTTATGGTTATGCCTTTCGGTTTTGATTGTTTTAGCGATGCACTTCGAGCGGTAGCTGAAATTTATCAAAATTTAAAGAAAATTTTAAATGAGCTTGGATATAGCACCGCAGTTGGCGATGAGGGCGGCTTTGCGCCTAATCTAAAAGATAATGAAGAGCCGATTAAAATTATTATGCAAGCCATCAAAAAAGCCGGATATGAGCCAGGAAAACAGATTAAAATCGCGCTTGATGTCGCAGCCAGCGAGCTTTATGAAAACGGTAAATACAGACTTGAAGGAAAAACTTTTACAAGTGAAGAGTTGATAGAGCGATATGTTAAACTTTGCGAAAAATATCCGATTTTTTCTATTGAAGATGGACTTGGCGAAGATGATTGGGAAGGTTGGAAAAAGTTAACTGCAAGACTTAAAGATAAAATTCAATTAGTAGGTGATGATTTGTTTGTTACAAATGAAAAAATTCTAAGAGAAGGCATCGAAAAAGGCATTGCAAACGCGATTTTAATTAAGCCGAATCAAATAGGAAGTATTACTCAAACAATGCAAACCGTAAGGCTTGCACAAAGAAACGGATATCGCTGCATTATGAGTCATAGAAGCGGAGAGAGCGAAGATAGCTTTATTGCCGATTTTGCGGTTGCTTTAAATACCGGTGAAATTAAAACCGGCGCTACTTCAAGAAGCGAACGAAATGCAAAATATAATCGCCTGCTTGAAATAGAATGCGAAAATACGGAATTTTTGGGCAATAAAATTTGA
- a CDS encoding AMIN domain-containing protein, producing the protein MRKIFFIFCAILTQNLICDESIKNEQNSTKTEQNISVAPFENYEIFKQQIFQMPNNAKILSSINIEYIDDLGKKYNKIIDINKSIDNNSNFVFESRKKADISKVLDVSVTKGVTNSKNSVSGSVEIELPLENLKFDNELRFIINKSGLLMITKDKLTDFKRLKKGVFKAVLKRDNLPFSFVGYHVNKGGFIDINVSKETEGYSVRFGYNGKLKIENQKDGYIINKKSD; encoded by the coding sequence ATGAGAAAGATTTTTTTTATTTTTTGTGCGATTTTAACGCAAAATTTAATTTGTGACGAATCTATAAAAAATGAGCAAAATTCCACAAAAACTGAACAAAATATAAGCGTAGCGCCTTTTGAAAATTATGAAATTTTTAAACAACAAATTTTTCAAATGCCTAATAATGCTAAAATTTTAAGTTCCATAAATATTGAATATATTGATGATTTAGGTAAAAAATACAATAAAATTATTGATATAAACAAAAGTATTGACAATAACAGCAATTTTGTTTTCGAATCCAGAAAAAAAGCCGATATTTCCAAGGTGCTTGACGTATCCGTGACAAAAGGCGTCACAAATAGTAAAAATAGTGTTTCAGGTAGCGTGGAAATAGAACTTCCGCTTGAAAATTTGAAATTTGATAATGAGTTGAGATTTATTATAAATAAAAGTGGGCTTTTGATGATTACAAAAGATAAGCTGACTGATTTTAAACGACTTAAAAAAGGTGTTTTTAAAGCCGTTTTGAAACGCGATAATTTGCCGTTTTCATTTGTGGGATACCATGTAAATAAAGGCGGATTTATAGACATAAATGTCAGCAAAGAGACAGAAGGATATAGTGTAAGATTCGGATATAACGGAAAATTAAAAATAGAGAATCAAAAAGACGGATATATAATAAATAAAAAATCCGATTAA
- a CDS encoding NifU family protein, whose translation MIPFSDDELIEPVQKSLDLIRPMLQKDGGDLELLGIKNAVVYVRLKGACHGCSASAQTLKYGVERQLKIDIHPEISVVNIPMGEKFEL comes from the coding sequence ATGATACCATTCAGTGATGATGAATTAATTGAACCCGTGCAAAAATCTCTTGATTTAATCAGACCTATGCTTCAAAAAGACGGTGGCGATTTGGAACTTTTAGGTATAAAAAATGCAGTCGTATACGTGCGCTTAAAAGGTGCTTGTCATGGATGTTCAGCAAGCGCGCAAACTTTAAAATACGGTGTGGAAAGACAACTTAAAATAGATATTCATCCTGAAATTTCAGTCGTAAATATCCCGATGGGCGAAAAATTCGAGCTTTAA
- the tpx gene encoding thiol peroxidase, protein MATVTVGGNTVNLTGKELKVGDKAPVVEVCGKDLSSVKVGGKCDKIQIIATVPSLDTGVCATETRKFNKNAAGKTNVCLTVISMDLPFAMGRFCSTEGIENLTVASDFRNKDFGNAYGVLMKDGKLAGLLARAIFVVDKDGTIIHKEIVSEVTTEPDYEAIQAAVKAHGGCGGSSCGCSSK, encoded by the coding sequence ATGGCAACAGTAACAGTTGGCGGAAATACAGTAAATTTGACCGGAAAAGAATTGAAAGTTGGCGATAAAGCACCTGTAGTAGAAGTTTGCGGTAAAGATTTAAGCAGTGTGAAAGTAGGCGGTAAATGTGATAAAATCCAAATTATAGCGACAGTGCCATCACTCGATACAGGCGTTTGCGCAACAGAAACACGCAAATTTAACAAAAATGCGGCAGGCAAAACAAATGTATGTTTAACAGTTATTTCTATGGATTTGCCTTTTGCAATGGGTAGATTTTGCAGCACCGAAGGAATAGAAAATCTAACTGTTGCAAGTGATTTTAGAAACAAAGATTTCGGGAACGCTTACGGAGTTTTAATGAAAGACGGAAAACTTGCAGGACTTTTGGCACGCGCTATTTTCGTAGTAGATAAAGACGGCACGATTATACACAAAGAGATTGTTTCAGAAGTAACAACAGAGCCTGATTATGAAGCTATTCAAGCGGCAGTTAAAGCTCATGGCGGTTGTGGCGGAAGCAGTTGCGGTTGTTCATCAAAATAA
- a CDS encoding formate dehydrogenase subunit gamma, which yields MRFLFLFLSLSFISYADDFVEKVSLKSDLWGAGRIENINLYNENFAPFFVNWQSNHYFSMLAIIALLAVITAFVIHYLIIGPKTFSHDGKKILAFKSIERLVHLAAAISWIILVPTGLILMFGDTFGGGFFVRFCKNLHGIATIIFAISLLPMFCFWLKRMLPAIYDIKWFMIVGGYLSKNKKPVPAGKFNAGQKAWFWVATAGGAVMICTGAAMFFLDFDLGVATFFGLSQVEILRLSAIIHNILGAVCATFLMVHIYMAVFAIKGSIHSMITGFKEEEEVFLLHHFWYKELLQKGKIQKSEFENKYLA from the coding sequence ATGAGATTTCTATTTTTATTTTTATCGCTTTCTTTTATCTCTTATGCTGACGATTTTGTAGAAAAAGTGAGTTTAAAAAGTGATTTATGGGGCGCAGGACGTATAGAAAATATTAATTTGTACAATGAAAATTTCGCACCGTTTTTTGTAAATTGGCAAAGTAATCATTATTTTAGTATGCTCGCTATTATTGCTTTGCTTGCTGTAATTACCGCATTTGTTATTCATTATTTAATTATCGGACCGAAAACTTTTTCGCACGACGGCAAAAAGATTTTGGCATTTAAAAGTATAGAAAGACTTGTGCATTTGGCTGCTGCCATATCTTGGATTATTTTAGTGCCGACAGGGCTTATTTTGATGTTCGGCGATACTTTCGGCGGCGGATTTTTTGTTAGATTTTGTAAAAATTTACACGGAATTGCAACTATAATTTTTGCGATTTCGCTTTTGCCGATGTTTTGTTTTTGGTTAAAAAGAATGCTGCCTGCGATTTATGATATCAAATGGTTTATGATTGTGGGGGGTTATTTATCAAAAAATAAAAAGCCTGTTCCTGCAGGAAAATTTAATGCCGGTCAAAAAGCGTGGTTTTGGGTAGCCACAGCCGGCGGCGCTGTTATGATTTGCACCGGCGCTGCGATGTTTTTCTTGGATTTCGATTTGGGCGTGGCTACGTTTTTCGGTTTATCACAAGTCGAAATTTTAAGACTTTCAGCGATTATTCACAATATTTTAGGTGCAGTTTGCGCGACATTTTTGATGGTTCATATTTATATGGCCGTTTTCGCTATAAAAGGTTCAATTCACTCAATGATTACAGGATTTAAAGAAGAAGAGGAAGTATTTTTACTACATCATTTCTGGTATAAAGAGCTTTTACAAAAAGGCAAAATTCAAAAATCGGA
- the recA gene encoding recombinase RecA, with protein sequence MDDNKKKMLESALKSIDKAFGKGTLVRLGDKEVEKIDSISTGSVGLDIALGIGGVPKGRIVEIYGPESSGKTTLTLHIIAECQKKGGVCAFVDAEHALDVKYAANLGVDVDNLYVSQPDFGEQALDIVETLAKSGAIDLVVVDSVAALTPKSEIEGDMGDQHVGLQARLMSQALRKLTGVVHKMGTTVIFINQIRMKIGQMGYGSPETTTGGNALKFYASVRLDIRRIATLKQNDESIGNRAKVKVVKNKVAPPFKVAEFDIMFGEGISKMGELVDYGVKLDIVDKSGSWFSYKDKKLGQGRENAKIYLKENPKVADEILAAIREQMGSESLSSSSDDDDIKEESGEE encoded by the coding sequence ATGGACGATAATAAGAAAAAAATGCTTGAATCCGCCCTGAAATCAATTGATAAAGCCTTTGGAAAGGGTACACTGGTGCGACTTGGCGATAAAGAGGTTGAAAAGATCGATTCTATTTCCACAGGCTCTGTCGGACTTGATATCGCCTTAGGAATAGGTGGTGTTCCAAAAGGAAGAATTGTCGAAATTTACGGACCGGAAAGTTCCGGAAAAACAACTCTTACACTTCATATAATAGCGGAGTGTCAAAAAAAAGGCGGAGTTTGTGCATTTGTGGATGCCGAGCACGCTCTTGATGTTAAATATGCCGCAAATTTGGGCGTGGATGTCGATAATTTATATGTAAGCCAACCTGATTTTGGCGAGCAGGCGCTTGATATCGTGGAAACTTTGGCAAAAAGCGGCGCGATTGATCTTGTTGTCGTTGATAGCGTGGCGGCTCTTACACCAAAAAGTGAAATTGAAGGCGATATGGGCGATCAACACGTAGGACTTCAAGCAAGACTTATGAGCCAGGCTTTAAGAAAATTAACCGGCGTTGTTCATAAAATGGGCACTACGGTTATTTTTATAAATCAAATTCGTATGAAAATCGGTCAAATGGGATATGGCAGTCCGGAAACCACAACAGGCGGAAATGCGCTTAAATTTTACGCTTCCGTTCGTCTTGATATAAGAAGAATTGCCACATTAAAACAAAACGACGAATCCATAGGAAACCGCGCTAAGGTAAAAGTAGTCAAAAATAAGGTTGCACCGCCATTTAAAGTGGCTGAGTTTGACATTATGTTCGGTGAAGGTATCAGTAAAATGGGAGAATTGGTGGATTACGGTGTAAAGCTTGATATTGTCGATAAAAGCGGTTCGTGGTTCAGTTATAAAGACAAAAAACTTGGACAAGGCAGAGAAAACGCAAAGATTTATCTAAAAGAAAATCCGAAAGTTGCAGATGAAATTTTAGCGGCCATTAGAGAGCAAATGGGAAGTGAAAGCTTAAGTAGCAGTTCAGATGATGATGATATAAAAGAGGAAAGCGGAGAAGAATAA